One Etheostoma cragini isolate CJK2018 chromosome 18, CSU_Ecrag_1.0, whole genome shotgun sequence DNA window includes the following coding sequences:
- the vgll2a gene encoding transcription cofactor vestigial-like protein 2a isoform X1, translating into MSCLDVMYQVFGPQPYFSSYSPYHHQKLALYTKMQDPQDSGSRLGPPGPPGPPSIKEEDKELPPGAEYLSSRCVLFTYFQGDISAVVDEHFSRALSHTTAYSAASSHKAARDGSFPMSQRSFPPSFWNSSYQPSVSSTLGSALSAPHTELPFPGDPYSSASLHSHLHQPSPDSWHPSHHHHHHHHHPYSLGSTIGGQGSAYPRPGVHEMYGTAFDPRYGSLLVPSVRPHHRLTSGSSVPGPSASPCDLGGKGDSGTGSAWSGAFTGAGAEMGLNMDTARCYGGLCSSSAALLS; encoded by the exons ATGAGCTGCCTGGATGTGATGTACCAAGTGTTCGGTCCTCAGCCTTATTTCAGCTCCTACAGCCCCTACCACCACCAG AAACTGGCCTTGTATACCAAAATGCAAGACCCCCAGGACAGTGGCAGCCGGCTCGGACCCCCGGGCCCCCCGGGCCCCCCGTCCATCAAAGAGGAGGACAAGGAGCTGCCGCCCGGAGCCGAGTACCTGAGCTCCCGCTGCGTCCTCTTCACGTACTTCCAGGGAGACATCAGCGCCGTGGTGGACGAACACTTCAGCCGAGCCCTCAGCCACACGACCGCCTACTCTGCTGCAAGCAGCCACAAGGCCGCCAGag ATGGATCATTCCCGATGAGCCAGAGAAGTTTCCCTCCGTCTTTCTGGAACAGCTCCTACCAGCCGTCGGTGTCCTCCACGCTGGGCAGCGCTCTGTCAGCCCCCCACACTGAGCTCCCCTTCCCTGGGGACCCGTACTCCTCGGCCTCCTTGCACAGCCACCTCCACCAGCCCAGCCCCGACTCCTGGCACCCAtcccatcaccaccaccatcaccaccaccacccgtACTCACTAGGGAGCACTATAGGCGGCCAGGGCTCGGCCTATCCGCGTCCAGGGGTTCACGAGATGTACGGCACGGCGTTCGACCCTCGCTACGGTTCTCTGTTGGTGCCATCAGTGAGGCCTCATCACCGGCTGACGTCCGGCAGCTCGGTACCGGGGCCCAGCGCCTCGCCCTGCGACCTGGGAGGGAAGGGGGATTCGGGGACGGGGTCGGCCTGGAGTGGCGCCTTCACTGGAGCCGGAGCAGAGATGGGACTCAACATGGACACAG CTCGTTGTTACGGAGGACTTTGCAGCAGCAGCGCAGCCCTGCTGAGCTGA
- the vgll2a gene encoding transcription cofactor vestigial-like protein 2a isoform X2, whose product MSCLDVMYQVFGPQPYFSSYSPYHHQKLALYTKMQDPQDSGSRLGPPGPPGPPSIKEEDKELPPGAEYLSSRCVLFTYFQGDISAVVDEHFSRALSHTTAYSAASSHKAARDGSFPMSQRSFPPSFWNSSYQPSVSSTLGSALSAPHTELPFPGDPYSSASLHSHLHQPSPDSWHPSHHHHHHHHHPYSLGSTIGGQGSAYPRPGVHEMYGTAFDPRYGSLLVPSVRPHHRLTSGSSVPGPSASPCDLGGKGDSGTGSAWSGAFTGAGAEMGLNMDTGLQAQDKSKDLYWF is encoded by the exons ATGAGCTGCCTGGATGTGATGTACCAAGTGTTCGGTCCTCAGCCTTATTTCAGCTCCTACAGCCCCTACCACCACCAG AAACTGGCCTTGTATACCAAAATGCAAGACCCCCAGGACAGTGGCAGCCGGCTCGGACCCCCGGGCCCCCCGGGCCCCCCGTCCATCAAAGAGGAGGACAAGGAGCTGCCGCCCGGAGCCGAGTACCTGAGCTCCCGCTGCGTCCTCTTCACGTACTTCCAGGGAGACATCAGCGCCGTGGTGGACGAACACTTCAGCCGAGCCCTCAGCCACACGACCGCCTACTCTGCTGCAAGCAGCCACAAGGCCGCCAGag ATGGATCATTCCCGATGAGCCAGAGAAGTTTCCCTCCGTCTTTCTGGAACAGCTCCTACCAGCCGTCGGTGTCCTCCACGCTGGGCAGCGCTCTGTCAGCCCCCCACACTGAGCTCCCCTTCCCTGGGGACCCGTACTCCTCGGCCTCCTTGCACAGCCACCTCCACCAGCCCAGCCCCGACTCCTGGCACCCAtcccatcaccaccaccatcaccaccaccacccgtACTCACTAGGGAGCACTATAGGCGGCCAGGGCTCGGCCTATCCGCGTCCAGGGGTTCACGAGATGTACGGCACGGCGTTCGACCCTCGCTACGGTTCTCTGTTGGTGCCATCAGTGAGGCCTCATCACCGGCTGACGTCCGGCAGCTCGGTACCGGGGCCCAGCGCCTCGCCCTGCGACCTGGGAGGGAAGGGGGATTCGGGGACGGGGTCGGCCTGGAGTGGCGCCTTCACTGGAGCCGGAGCAGAGATGGGACTCAACATGGACACAG GTCTGCAGGCACAGGATAAGAGCAAGGATTTGTATTGGTTTTAG